From the Streptomyces sp. NBC_00390 genome, the window CGGCGGTGCCGTACACCCAGATGAACAGACCGAACGTGGTGATCATGACGATGTTGTTGAGGACCGGGGTCCACATCATCGCGCCGAACTTCCCACGGGCATTGAGGATCTGCCCCATGACGACATGCACGCCCATGAAGAAGATCGTGGGCAGGCAGTAGCGTGCGAACGTGACGGCGACGCTGTTGGCCGCCTGATCGTTCGCAATCGTGTCCGACATCAGCCGGATCAGGAATGGAGCCGCGAACACGGCGGCGGCCACGATGACGCCGAGTGCCACCATGACGAGGGTGAGCAGACGGTTGGCGTATGCCTCGCCGCCGTCCTCGTCGTTCTTCATGGCGCGAACCAGCTGTGGCACGAAGACCGAGTTGAGACCACCGCCGACGGTCAGGATGTAGATCATCGTCGGCAGGGTGTACGCGATGGTGAACACGTCACCGAGGAGGGCGGCACCGAGAGCCGCCGTGATCACCAGGCTCCGTACAAAACCGGTGAGGCGGGACACGAGGGTGCCGGCTGCCATCACCGCGCTGGATTTCAACAGGCCGGACGCACGTCCGGCCGGCTTCTTCGGCGCCGGCGGCGCAGGCGCAGGCGCCGGCTCGGGCTCGGGAGCCGGGGCGCCCGATGCCTGCTGGTCGCGGAAGAGATGGGCGAAGGCATCGGGTTCCGGCTTCTCCTCGGAGGCCTGGGTGACCAGATCGTCCACGCCCGTGAACTGGGTGGTTCTGGCGTCGTCGCCGTACGGCAGCCTGCGTGAGGGGCCGTCGTCGGGCTCGGGGGGCGGAGTCTGTGCCCAGATCCGCGGGTCGGGCGCGTAGGGCGACGCCGGCGGCTGCTGGTACAGCGGCTGCGGCTCCTGAAAGGTGCCGGGAGGCGGCGGGGGGTGCGCCGAGCGGTCGTAGACCGCCTCGGCAATCGGATCCTGAGCGGCGAGATCCTGCGCCTGGAAGGGGTCGTGGGCGTAGGCGTCCTGGACATAGGGGTCCTGGGTGTACGGATCCGGGGCGGGCTGCGGCGACGGCACCTGGCCCCCACCCGCGCCCTGACCACGGTCACCGTCGTACGGCGCGTTCATCGCTACCCCACCTCATCGTCCCCGGCCAACCGGCCACGACATCGCTCAATGGTCCACTTTCTCACCAGCGCCGGACGGGTCGCCGCTTTCCGGTCGGGTGTCCGGTGTCAGGTCACTCGCCTGCCCGGGATCCGGACGGTCGATGTCACCTTCAGCGCTTGATACGGCTTCTTCGGCCGCCGAAGCGGCTTCGCGCGCCGCTGCGCGCTTGCGCTGGGTGTACATCCTGACGCCGGCGAGGACAAGAAGCAGGACACCGCCCGCGAGGACGAGCATCACGGTCGGGGTGATCTCGGACACCTTCAAGGTGAAGGCCATCGGCCGGCCGTACGGCTTGCCGTCCTCGGTGTACAGCTGGGCGGTCATCTGGACCTGGCCGTTGGCATTGGCCTCGGCCGGGAACTTCACCGTCTGGCTGTGGCCGCCCTCGACCGTGATCGGCTGCTCGGCGACACCCTTGTCTCCGTCGAGGTTGAGGCGTGTGGGGTTCTCCGACCTCAGCCGCAGCACCAGGTGATCGACTCCCTGGACCAGCTTGTTCTGCACCGTGACCGGGATGGTCGCGCTGCGCCCGGACAGGGTCACATCCGACTTCTCGATCAGTCGCACTTCGCCGGTGAGGCTGTGCAGATAGTTCCGCACGATCCGGCGGTACTCGTGGGCCGGTGCCGGCGTGCCGCGCCACGACACCGACAGTTCACGGTCGATCGCTCGGCCGAAGGGAGTCTCCACCCGGTCGGCAAGAGTGAGGATGACCTTGAACTTGTCGAGGGTGTCCTGGGTGGCCTTGATGTCCTGGAAGGTCTCCACCGGCAGTTCCTGCTTGCGCAGCGCGGCGGGGTAGCGGGCGGAGCCGGGCACCTGGGTATTGGCGTCGGCGTCCGGCTTGGCGTCCGCGGCGGCCTCGAGGTCGAGCGGCTGCGTCCAGCGCCGACTGTCGAGGGCCCGCAGCGCCCGGGCCATGGACTGGGCCTGGGTGGTCGTCGGCGTGCGCTGAGGGGCGACCACGATGCTGCGCTGATTGTTCGGCTGCTGGTGGGTCAGCGCCAGCGTCTGGGCGAGAAACTCCTGGACCGCCAGGGTCGAGTGACCGGCGTCGGTCATATCGCGCTGGAAGGCGGTGGAGAGCCGCGAATCGGCGACGACCGCCGTGGTACCCCCACCGATCGGGCGGGCCGCGGTCGGCGTGTAGTGCAGGTTGTCCTGGAGGCTGTCGCTACGGGCGATGACCTTGTCCGCACCGGCCGAGGTGGCCACGTCGACGATCGACGAGTCGATCTGGCCTTCCACAGGCCAGGCGAAGTCGATGGACGGCTTCACATGAAGCACGGTCTCCACCGTCGTCTCGGCAACCTCGGTGGCGGGCTTCAGATGGCTGAGGGAGCCCGACACGCCCTTGCCGCGGTGGGCGAGTGAGGCGAGGTCGGGGTCGGCGAACGGCAGGGCGACGATCTTGCGACCCTGCACGGCACCTTCGAGGGCGCTCAGCCAGCGCTTGGCCACTGCCTGGTTTTCTTTACTGCCGGCGACTGTGGTGTTTCCGCTCTTGACCCGGTAATTCCGCGTCATGGCGTCGACGGTCGCCAGGAGGTCGGGGTCGATGACCCAGGTGACGGGCAGATCGCGGCCAAGGGCAACCATCTGCTCGAGCCGGCCGCCGGGAGCGAGCTCCGCGGCCAGGGTCTCGTCCTCGAAAACGGGCGTCTGCTGTTCGTCCGAACCGGTCTCCGCCGTCAGGTGTGTGGAGGAGATCAGCGGCCAGAGATAGGTGAAGCGGGTCTTCTCCTGCGTGGCCTCCGGCTGCCAGGGCAGGAAGGTGCGCTCGATGCCCAGCACCTGGTCGAACTGCGCGCTCGCGGTCCGACCGGTCAGGGAAACGCCGAGCTGGTAGACGCCACCGTCCTCGTCGAGGTCGAGCTTGTCGGCGGGGACCGAGAGAGTGAAGTCCTGGCTGATCCCGGAAGCGAGCTTCGGGATCTTCACCGAGTACCTGTCGTCGATCGCGGGAGCGTCGACTCCCGGGAGGTAGCCGGTCCGGTCGGCCGCGCTGTCGATCTCGGTCCTGCCGAGCAGCTTGGGTCCCACGCCCAGATCGATGTGGGCGTCCGTGACGGGCTGCCTGCCGTTGTTGACCACGGTGCCGGAGATGGTGATCGTGTCGCTCTTCCCGGGCGCGGTCGGCGTAAGCGTGTCAAGAGACACATCGACCGTACGGGAGCCGGTGGCGTCTTCGGCGGCATACGCCGTCGGTGCGACGGGCCCCCAGAGCAGCCCGGCCAGGAGCGGAGCGCCGATGATCAGGGAGGCTGTGCGACGCAGCCACCGGCGCGCAGGAGAAGTACTCATCCCCTGGAAGTCTGCCGCCTCGGACACGTGCTCGCCCGTCCCTCGTCGATTGCTGTCGCTGGTCGTTCTCTGGTTCTTGCGTCCACGCATGGTAACGAGGTGCGCTGTGCCGAAGTGCCGTGGTGTGCCCCACAAGATCGGAAGCGATGTGAGGGCCGCCATAAACGAGGACGCTCCGGTCGGCCCGGGCACGTACCCTGTTCTGTTGTGCCGAACGCCAATGATGACAACCCCACTGCACTGAGCCAGGTGCAGCACCGCGCGGTGAGTGAACTGCTGCGGGTGTCCCCTGTCGCCGACGACCTTGCACGCCGATTCCAGGAGGCCGGGTTCAGCCTTGCCCTGGTGGGTGGCTCTGTTCGTGATGCGTTGCTCGGGCGGCTCGGCAACGACCTCGATTTTACGACGGACGCCCGTCCCGAAGATGTCCTGAAGATCATCCGTCCCTGGGCGGATTCGGTGTGGGACGTCGGCATCGCTTTCGGCACGGTCGGGGCACAGAAGGACGGCCTTGTCGGGGATGCTGTGCAGCGCTTTGAGATCGAGGTGACGACGTACCGCTCGGAGGCGTACGACCGAACCTCGCGCAAGCCCGAGGTCTCCTACGGTGACTCGATCGAAGAGGACCTGGTACGGCGCGACTTCACGGTCAATGCCATGGCCGTGGCGCTGCCGGAGAAGGAGTTCATCGATCCGCACAACGGCTTGGACGATCTTGCTGCGCGTGTGCTGCGGACTCCCGGCACGCCCGAGGAGTCCTTCTCCGACGACCCGCTGCGCATGATGCGAGCGGCCAGATTTGCCGCGCAGCTCGACTTCGAGGTGGCGCCCGAGGTGGTTGCCGCTATGAAGGCGATGGCGGAGCGCATAGAGATCGTCTCCGCCGAACGGGTACGTGACGAGCTCAACAAGCTGCTGCTCTCGGCAAACCCCCGTAAGGGTCTGGGGCTGCTTGTGGACACCGGCCTCGCTGACCATGTGCTCCCAGAGCTGCCGGCTCTGCGACTGGAGAGTGATGAGCACCACCGGCACAAGGACGTCTACGAGCACTCACTGACGGTGCTTGACCAGGCCATCGACCTGGAGGACGACGGGCCGGATCTGGTGCTGAGGCTGGCGGCACTGCTCCATGACATCGGCAAGCCCCGGACACGACGTTTCGAGAAGGACGGCAGGGTCTCCTTCCATCACCACGAAGTGGTGGGCGCGAAGATGACCAAGAAGCGGTTGGCCGCACTCAAGTACTCCAACGAGATGGTCAAGGACGTCTCACGGCTCGTGGAGCTGCATCTGCGCTTCCATGGCTATGGGACAGGGGAATGGACGGACTCCGCGGTGCGGCGGTACGTCCGCGACGCCGGGCCGTTGCTGACCCGACTGCACAAGCTGACCCGGTCGGACTGCACCACG encodes:
- a CDS encoding CCA tRNA nucleotidyltransferase yields the protein MPNANDDNPTALSQVQHRAVSELLRVSPVADDLARRFQEAGFSLALVGGSVRDALLGRLGNDLDFTTDARPEDVLKIIRPWADSVWDVGIAFGTVGAQKDGLVGDAVQRFEIEVTTYRSEAYDRTSRKPEVSYGDSIEEDLVRRDFTVNAMAVALPEKEFIDPHNGLDDLAARVLRTPGTPEESFSDDPLRMMRAARFAAQLDFEVAPEVVAAMKAMAERIEIVSAERVRDELNKLLLSANPRKGLGLLVDTGLADHVLPELPALRLESDEHHRHKDVYEHSLTVLDQAIDLEDDGPDLVLRLAALLHDIGKPRTRRFEKDGRVSFHHHEVVGAKMTKKRLAALKYSNEMVKDVSRLVELHLRFHGYGTGEWTDSAVRRYVRDAGPLLTRLHKLTRSDCTTRNKRKAGALARAYDGLELRIAQLQEQEELDAIRPDLNGNQIQEILGIGPGPTVGKAYAYLLELRLENGPMEHDAAVAALKEWWAAQD
- the murJ gene encoding murein biosynthesis integral membrane protein MurJ, translated to MNAPYDGDRGQGAGGGQVPSPQPAPDPYTQDPYVQDAYAHDPFQAQDLAAQDPIAEAVYDRSAHPPPPPGTFQEPQPLYQQPPASPYAPDPRIWAQTPPPEPDDGPSRRLPYGDDARTTQFTGVDDLVTQASEEKPEPDAFAHLFRDQQASGAPAPEPEPAPAPAPPAPKKPAGRASGLLKSSAVMAAGTLVSRLTGFVRSLVITAALGAALLGDVFTIAYTLPTMIYILTVGGGLNSVFVPQLVRAMKNDEDGGEAYANRLLTLVMVALGVIVAAAVFAAPFLIRLMSDTIANDQAANSVAVTFARYCLPTIFFMGVHVVMGQILNARGKFGAMMWTPVLNNIVMITTFGLFIWVYGTAAESQMGVQTIPPEGVRLLGIGTLLGLVVQALAMIPYLRETGFRFRPRFDWKGHGLGKTVKLAKWTVLFVLANQAGVLVVTQLATAAGAASGREGAGFIAYANAQLIWGMPQAIITVSVMAALLPRISRAAHDNDPGAVRDDISQGLRNSAVAIVPVAFTFLALGVPMSTLLFASSGLEGAKGMGFILMAFGLGLIPYSVQYVVLRGFYAYEDTRTPFYNTVIVAGVNAGASAVCYAVLPARWAVVGMAASYGLAYAVGVGIAWRRLKNRLGGDLDGAHVMRTYARLSMASVPAAAVAGAIAFGVMKVLGSGAAGSLAALVVGGIALLGVFLFAAKRMRIEELNAMVGMVRGRLGR
- a CDS encoding DUF6049 family protein produces the protein MSEAADFQGMSTSPARRWLRRTASLIIGAPLLAGLLWGPVAPTAYAAEDATGSRTVDVSLDTLTPTAPGKSDTITISGTVVNNGRQPVTDAHIDLGVGPKLLGRTEIDSAADRTGYLPGVDAPAIDDRYSVKIPKLASGISQDFTLSVPADKLDLDEDGGVYQLGVSLTGRTASAQFDQVLGIERTFLPWQPEATQEKTRFTYLWPLISSTHLTAETGSDEQQTPVFEDETLAAELAPGGRLEQMVALGRDLPVTWVIDPDLLATVDAMTRNYRVKSGNTTVAGSKENQAVAKRWLSALEGAVQGRKIVALPFADPDLASLAHRGKGVSGSLSHLKPATEVAETTVETVLHVKPSIDFAWPVEGQIDSSIVDVATSAGADKVIARSDSLQDNLHYTPTAARPIGGGTTAVVADSRLSTAFQRDMTDAGHSTLAVQEFLAQTLALTHQQPNNQRSIVVAPQRTPTTTQAQSMARALRALDSRRWTQPLDLEAAADAKPDADANTQVPGSARYPAALRKQELPVETFQDIKATQDTLDKFKVILTLADRVETPFGRAIDRELSVSWRGTPAPAHEYRRIVRNYLHSLTGEVRLIEKSDVTLSGRSATIPVTVQNKLVQGVDHLVLRLRSENPTRLNLDGDKGVAEQPITVEGGHSQTVKFPAEANANGQVQMTAQLYTEDGKPYGRPMAFTLKVSEITPTVMLVLAGGVLLLVLAGVRMYTQRKRAAAREAASAAEEAVSSAEGDIDRPDPGQASDLTPDTRPESGDPSGAGEKVDH